Genomic segment of Candoia aspera isolate rCanAsp1 chromosome 2, rCanAsp1.hap2, whole genome shotgun sequence:
CTTCGCAAACTGTTACTCAAAATGTTAACAAACCAATGGAATTAAAatttgctgattttgaaaagagGCTTGACCAAAAATTGGAgaagttggaaaagaaaatggaagaacttTAAAATGTTAACAAAAGAGTTGATTTATtagagagtgaaagagagaatGAACTTGATAGAATTGCACTGTTGGGATTAAGAGACAAGGAATTTTGTTTTAAGATTTAGGGGAATACCTGAAGTTAAAGAAGAAGATCTCAAAGAAAAGATTATACAAGCTTTGGCATCCCTAATTGATTGGGATGAAAACAGGATGGTGGatgaaatagaatttttttttcatatcaacTATAGATAtgcaaatatacaaaataaactgAGAGATGTGCTGGTAGAGttttctaggaaaaaaaaccaagagatTTGGTTTTGCAAGCCCACTTGATGCTAAACTTAATATTGGAGAAGATAtaattgtgcttaaagaaatGCCAGTTAGGATcttaagaaagaggaaggagtatgtCTTTTTGATGGATGTGCTGAAAAAGAATAAAGTCCCCTTTCGTTGGGAAAGATTAAGAAGGGGTGAGTTTCATATTTcaacaaaaaagatttaaattaaCCTCGATTTCTAAAGCTAAAGACTTTTTAGCAAGACATAGAATGGATTTGGAACAAGACACAggcagaattaaaagaaaggaaggtgcAACATATAGAGAAGAAATGGCTGTTACTTCCAAAGACTCTGTTGAATTACATAAAAATGGATCTGAAGTTCCTCACAtgaaatataaatggagcaaacactccacaaaaaaggaaaaaagtttgtCATTATTTAAGTGAATTGAAATGTGATTTGTTTACAGGAaacacatataaagaaaaaagatacaaaatatttagTAAATAAGAATTTGGGGCAGAAGTTTGTTTCAGCTAATTCAaagaaaattaatggaattgTAATTTATGTTAAATCTTATCTGAAACCACGACTGTTACTTGCGGATGACTGTGGCAGGTATGTAATAATTGGAGATACATGGACTTAAAATGATTAGAGTGGGAATATATGCACCTAATCATGACACATATTTTAAGCTCTATATGCAACTTTTGGATGAACTGTCAGTCTCCTCATACCAAAGCTGGTgcttgatgggagattggaatggagttactGTACCATTGATTGACAGAATATCTGagaagcaaattaaaattaaacaaggaaaATTACCGAAGTCTTTCTTTGACTTAATGGAAaatttggcattagtagattcctggagatataaaaatggaatgGCAAAATATTATACTTTTTATCCTGGGAGATATAAATCATTCTCAAGAATCAATATGATATGGATCTCAAcagatttggcaaataaaatttctaaagtggatattttaccaaGGACCTTCTCTGATCACAATCCTGTAAGTATGGTTATAAAGAAAATGTCTAGAACTttcagatggagattgaatgaagctattttgaaaaaagaagaggtTGTTGAGGATTGTAAAAGGAAATTAACAGAATTTTTTGAAATTATGTAATTAAACAGATATAAaaactgtgtgggatactagtaaagtGATTATGAGAGGGCGTTTTATGTATCACAATCGAATTATTAAGAAAAAATctcaacaaaaattacaaatggttttagatcaaattaaattaaaagagaaagagttgcagaaaaagccatcagatAATAATATTGTTTATCAAATTAATTATACCAGCAAGTCTCAATGTTAAcgttaaaagaaattaaaatgaaattaaaatatgctaAGCAGAGATATTTTGATTTgttaataaaccaggaagattagcatataaattaaggaaaggaagaaagaaaatgattactAAAATTCTGGATGGTAATGCTGAATTAGtggacaataaaaaaattaaaaaagcattttataatttttttctaatctatatgaaaagcaggaaatttcattGGAAAAGATTGATGAATATACCTCAGGAAGCACttgctagaagagaaaatgtgggagaaacaaagtggttaaaatataaagattttttccattttgaagaaggcaaacctatgtttaagacaagagaaaaattagAGATAGGTCTTTCATGTCACTGGTTTATTTATATGCaattatttgaacattttaagttggaaaaagaattatagatttataaatgaaataacttGCCTTGAGACTCAACTTTGTATATTATTACCAAATTGTATaagatgttattacaaatgaatttggaggatgaacaagtcaaggagtGTATGGTTAAAGGGGCTAGAAATTTTGGCTATAATAttatgatggaacaatgggaaaatatggacaaaagatttaaaatttacgttaaactataatttaaagaaaattttTTATAAAACGTATCGTTGGTACCTAACACCTGACAAGTTATCgaaaatgtttaagaatgtagcgaatgtttgctggaaatgttcacagggagaaggaactttttaccatctctGGTGGAcgtgtgaaaaagcaaagatattttgggaccagatatgtactgttattcaaaaaattcttaatgtaaatatatatataaaaaaaccagaactgttcttattgggtttgatggaggaagaattggagaaacagcatggaaattTGCTTCTGTATATGACCACTGCTGCAAGAATACTTTATGCTCAACGGTGGAAGGAACCACAACAGAAGAATGGacaattaaattaatggacttggcacaaatggcaaagcTAACTGCTCTAATAATAGATAATACTGTTTCCAGATTTTTAgattcatggcaaccatttttagactatCTGCTCGTGacgggaaaaaaatgaagtgatgattatgggttttactgaatagtggatttgtttggatagaaataatgttaatatggataaattagtggtaagagattaatttatttcagttCTATGTATAGCTGTAATTGGGATAGCCAaaagtcatttctttgttcttatcttctttctattttcacatttatagtttgcgtcttttttcttttaatgctatcttctatctttactgtatttactgttttgtattttaactatattctgatgaaaataaataaagcttttaaaatcaGATTAGAATAGGGTTAGGTTGGTGATAACAAAAGCAATTTTTAGTGGTGGGTAAGAGTACTTAATCCATTTTAGACAGGGATGCACTCCCACTTTAAACTATAAGTAGGTAACTCTTTCAACCGAGATCTGAAATTCCTGCAAACACACAGACATACTCCAGTAAATTCCTTTCCATgctttaaaattaaagttaacAGCTTTTTTAATTGCCTTATATTAGATGTCATCCTGCACAGCAGTACCTTGGCTATTGTTACCAGTGGAGTGGTAATATCCAGATTAGACTACCATGATGAATTATACGTGGCGATATTTTAAGAATCACAGTTAAATTACAAGTCCTTCTTGAATGGGAATAACATAATGGACCAGGATCATTTATGTAAAATCTAACATCTGCCTTTAGTAACCAGACATTACTAAAACATATGCTTAATTAGCTTTATCATACCAAGTTGCTATTTAAAAACAGTTTGATTCTGAGTGTCTTTTCCCTGCTTAAAATTATGATTGGAAGCTGCCCGAGAAGTTGTTTAACTTAGAAaggaattattaaatattttaaatcaacttACGTGATTAGCAGTATAGACCCAATACTGAGGTGAGGGCGTACATTTTGGTGCAACTCTTCCGGAGGGCAAGCCAAGCGGCTCTCTAACTCAAAAACATAGGAACACTGCTTTATCTTCTCCCTCTCTTCTGCCACCATGGTGAAACCAGTCTGTTTGGAGAAGACAGGAGTCTGGCACGCCAAGCAAAGTTCAGCTGCctatttcccctcccctccccgggaTGTACAGTAACAGAATGCCTCACAATTCTCATAATCCTATTGTGGCCTCAGTCACACACATGGCATGCTGACTGGGACTACAAAGAGCTGTACTTCAGCACTATCTGGAGGGCTGCAGATTCCATTTCTCTAGGCTAGAACAAAATGTTCTAACACAGTCTCCCCTATGATGtgcctttttctttctcaatGTCCCTAACATTACCACATACGTTGTAGTACACTTACACGTTTTGATATGTGACACTGTACATCCTCCCTTTTTCTAAACAATCTCAGCTCTGACACTACGTAGCACATAATCAATACTGCAAGTAGTATGGTAAGAGCTGAGTTTTAGTCATGTACTAATTTTTCTGAacatactcatttttttttactacccCATTCTTATACTCACTGCTAACGTTGTCCGGTTGCAGATGATCATTATTAAAGCTTTCCTACCCTCCTGCATACAATGGTTACCATAGGGATCGCCGCCTTGATAGACCAGCATAATCCACCTAGCTGCCAAATTGGAAATATGAGAGATTCAGTGAGGCGTGAGTGTAATTATAGGAATACTCGATTATTCTGTTCAAAAATTATAATCTCTTACTTCCATTTGCGAGATGGGTCGCATTGATTCGTCCTATTACTTTTTGTCTGTTGTCTGCCTTATCGATCTGTACCAGGCCAGAATTGGTCATATTGCTGAAGACTTCTCGACATATCCTGAATTTGTAAATGTAGTGGCCATCGCCAGTCTTGCTTTCTGTTTCAAAACTATAAAGAATAGGGAATTTACACAAACATAGGAAAATAAAACAGTAGGAAAGTTAACAGTATTTTCCCGGAATATTTCTGATAATCCCAATCTGATCC
This window contains:
- the M6PR gene encoding cation-dependent mannose-6-phosphate receptor, which gives rise to MFLAHAFFHAMVLAIMITVVAEEKTCDLLGEQGQESSKELALLNRLEPLVNQSFETESKTGDGHYIYKFRICREVFSNMTNSGLVQIDKADNRQKVIGRINATHLANGTRWIMLVYQGGDPYGNHCMQEGRKALIMIICNRTTLATGFTMVAEEREKIKQCSYVFELESRLACPPEELHQNVRPHLSIGSILLITFSSLIAVYIIGGFLYQRLVVGAKGMEQFPHFAFWQDLGNLVADGCDFMCRSKPQNVPAAYRGVGDDQLGEESEEQDDHLLPM